The following proteins come from a genomic window of Musa acuminata AAA Group cultivar baxijiao chromosome BXJ1-7, Cavendish_Baxijiao_AAA, whole genome shotgun sequence:
- the LOC103990992 gene encoding transcription factor HHO5, translated as MLEEMGLELKLCAMRIVGGFVKEASAIGSGSGDGGRAARLEESIKSLEEEKRKIEAFKRELPLCMLLLSEVIEGLNKEIQRCRGDRFGCVFEEFIPMKSKVEEDGRVKAETDCKDKKNWMSSAQLWNDNHSDNDDDDKAHANIISEEDGGYHRNFFSECKNRNGGGAFVPFKRLSSFAASSKEEEKPPPALPDLSLQSPAIENTPGLVTCAAEDHRVGGCGSKAVDEASESSPATANTHLNVQPPRKARRCWSQELHRRFVLAIQQLGGAQVATPKQIREQMKVDGLTNDEVKSHLQKYRLHARRVHNASATADRPVVGEGLWIPQKQYAGSSRRSASRSGSPQSPLHLAGSAHALSITAGDSSEEDGKSESCSWK; from the exons ATGCTGGAGGAGATGGGGCTGGAGTTGAAGCTGTGCGCCATGCGGATCGTGGGTGGCTTCGTGAAGGAGGCGTCAGCgatcgggagcgggagcggggacGGCGGGCGGGCTGCGAGGCTCGAGGAGTCTATCAAGAgcttggaggaggagaagagaaagatcgaagctttcaAACGCGAGCTCCCTCTCTGCATGCTTCTCCTCAGCGAGG TGATCGAGGGGTTGAATAAGGAGATCCAGCGATGCCGCGGCGACAGGTTCGGGTGTGTCTTCGAAGAATTCATACCCATGAAGAGTAAAGTTGAGGAGGATGGAAGGGTAAAAGCGGAAACGGACTGCAAAGATAAAAAGAACTGGATGAGCTCCGCCCAACTCTGGAACGATAATCACAGCGACAACGATGATGATGACAAAGCCCACGCCAACATAATCTCCGAAGag GACGGAGGCTATCATCGCAACTTCTTCTCGGAATGCAAGAATCGCAACGGCGGGGGCGCATTTGTGCCTTTCAAACGTCTGTCGTCGTTTGCTGCGAGCTCCAAGGAAGAGGAGAAGCCTCCACCCGCTCTGCCGGACCTGTCGCTGCAGTCGCCTGCGATCGAGAACACCCCTGGCCTTGTAACCTGTGCTGCCGAGGATCACCGTGTCGGAGGATGTGGCTCTAAAGCCGTTGACGAAGCATCGGAGTCATCTCCGGCGACCGCCAACACCCACCTTAACGTGCAGCCACCGAGGAAGGCGAGGAGGTGCTGGTCGCAGGAGCTGCATCGTCGGTTCGTGCTCGCTATCCAACAGCTCGGCGGTGCTCAAG TGGCTACTCCCAAGCAGATACGAGAACAGATGAAGGTGGATGGGCTCACCAACGACGAAGTGAAAAGCCATCTGCAG AAGTATCGGCTGCACGCTCGAAGGGTGCATAATGCTTCAGCTACAGCGGACCGACCAGTCGTCGGAGAAGGCCTATGGATTCCTCAGAAGCAATACGCTGGTTCCTCACGGCGGAGTGCGTCACGATCTGGTTCTCCGCAAAGCCCGCTTCATTTAGCTGGCTCGGCTCACGCACTTTCAATTACTGCCGGAGATAGCTCGGAGGAGGATGGCAAATCAGAGAGCTGTAGCTGGAAATGA